A DNA window from Meiothermus cerbereus DSM 11376 contains the following coding sequences:
- a CDS encoding response regulator produces the protein MAEAVPNNKVLVVTSSQTLRALLEMAIEEQGIEAQFFEKAKDGLDYLKAHTPRAIVLDDAIEIDPFSIASRLKMSRRLREVPVVLFIADNDERAKLTAEFARVEHVLSKPVDRKVFSNILRNLPQQQASA, from the coding sequence ATGGCGGAAGCAGTGCCCAATAATAAGGTGTTGGTAGTTACCTCGAGCCAGACTCTGCGAGCTTTGCTGGAAATGGCAATCGAAGAGCAGGGTATTGAGGCCCAATTTTTCGAAAAAGCCAAGGACGGCCTGGATTATCTCAAAGCCCATACCCCGCGTGCGATTGTGCTAGACGATGCAATAGAGATTGACCCCTTTTCCATTGCTTCCCGCCTGAAAATGAGCCGCCGACTGCGGGAAGTGCCGGTTGTACTCTTCATCGCAGATAATGATGAACGAGCCAAGCTAACTGCCGAGTTTGCCAGGGTGGAGCATGTACTCTCCAAGCCGGTGGACCGCAAGGTTTTCTCCAATATTCTGCGTAATCTGCCACAGCAGCAAGCCAGCGCTTAG